Below is a window of Shewanella khirikhana DNA.
GAAAGGTGGCTTGTCAATGACGGCTTTCTTTGCTCTACTGGTACATTCGTACCATTTGTTACGGGCGCAGTCGGCCCGTCAGGCAGTAAAACCACAATAAGAACCCATGCCAAGGAGAGTATTATGAAGACCGCTGTCGAGCAGCTGGCGCGCTACAAGAGCGTGCATTTGAACCCGACCAACATCAAAACCCACTTTGTTGGCATTCCGCTTATCATCTGGTCGGCCTTTGTCTGGCTTGGGCTGATCCGGTTTGAGCTTGGCAGCTTTGGCCAGGCCAGTGCCGCCATGGTGTTTACCCTGATAGTGCTCGCTTACTACCTTAGGCTGCATCTGCGCCTCGCAGTCGGCATGCTGATTTTTATCCTGCCGGTGCTTTATACCTCAGATAAGATGGCGGCTGTACCTCACGCAGGCTGGATTGCCGCGGCGGTGTTTGTGATTGGCTGGGTGTTTCAGCTAATTGGCCATCAATACGAGAAAGCCAAGCCGGCCTTTATTGATGATTTAACCCAGCTGCTGATAGGCCCTTTCTTTTTGATGGCCGAGCTTTACTTTGCCATGGGGCTTGAAAAAGAGCTTGATAAGGAAATCACTCCCAGGGCGATTGCTGCACGCAGGGCGTTGGAAGCGGCCAGAAAAGGCGGCTGAGTCTGCTGGCCTGATTGGAAACGTTGTCTGGAAAGAGATAAGAAAAAAGACGCTCAAGGCGTCTTTTTTGCTGCTATCGGTGCCTGGTAGAGGTCTGGCATCACCCGCACCGTTTTGACCATGTTCTCCGCCACCTCAATCACTTCAATCGGGTAGCCTTCGAGGCGCATACTGGTGTTGGGCGAGGGGATTTCTTCCAGGTATTCGAGAATAAGCCCATTGAGGGTTTTAGGGCCATCGGTGGGCAAGTCCCACTTCATTTCTTTATTCAATTCACGGATGTTGATACCGGCATCAATCAGCAAGCTGCCGTCTTCCTGCTGGAAAATCTCGTCACTGGCGGTGGGCACCATGGAGGTGGTGAAGTCGCCGACAATCTCTTCAAGAATGTCTTCCAGGGTAACCAGACCCTGAATATCACCGTATTCATCCACCACCAGA
It encodes the following:
- a CDS encoding DUF962 domain-containing protein, yielding MKTAVEQLARYKSVHLNPTNIKTHFVGIPLIIWSAFVWLGLIRFELGSFGQASAAMVFTLIVLAYYLRLHLRLAVGMLIFILPVLYTSDKMAAVPHAGWIAAAVFVIGWVFQLIGHQYEKAKPAFIDDLTQLLIGPFFLMAELYFAMGLEKELDKEITPRAIAARRALEAARKGG